In the Chlorobium limicola DSM 245 genome, one interval contains:
- a CDS encoding cobalamin-binding protein — protein sequence MRNYRIPALLLIPCLLFIGGCRKAETGAERRHEIRPRIVSLAPSVTEMMFAIGAGEHLVGRTTACDWPAEAAKVPVAGAFGRPSMEMLASMHPDIVIDVDLEEERNSSKIKDLNIRTERIVCKNPDDIPGAIRTLGKLTGHQRKADSLAGVIENGLAGFRKKNLLRAEKPLVYLEIWDDPFWTGGKDSYTSALIAYAGGRNIGDAVRKEYFEISQEWVIEQNPDIIACMYMSKETPAAAGVMQRTGWHHISAVRHKKVFDGFDNSLFLRPGPRVLEGITQMERLIEKK from the coding sequence ATGCGAAACTATAGGATTCCTGCCCTGCTGCTCATACCGTGCCTGCTCTTTATCGGAGGATGCAGGAAGGCCGAAACCGGAGCGGAGCGCAGGCATGAGATAAGGCCGAGAATCGTAAGCCTTGCTCCGAGTGTTACCGAGATGATGTTTGCTATCGGGGCCGGAGAGCACCTCGTAGGGCGCACCACCGCCTGCGACTGGCCGGCAGAGGCGGCAAAGGTGCCTGTTGCGGGCGCTTTCGGAAGACCGTCCATGGAGATGCTTGCGTCCATGCATCCCGACATCGTCATCGACGTCGATCTCGAGGAGGAGCGCAACAGCAGCAAAATAAAGGATCTGAACATCCGTACCGAACGGATCGTCTGCAAAAACCCCGACGATATTCCCGGAGCGATCCGGACACTGGGAAAACTTACCGGCCATCAGCGGAAAGCCGACAGCCTTGCCGGCGTCATTGAAAACGGGCTGGCCGGGTTCAGAAAAAAGAATCTCCTGCGCGCCGAAAAACCGCTGGTCTATCTTGAAATATGGGACGATCCATTCTGGACCGGCGGCAAAGACAGTTACACCTCGGCCCTGATCGCCTATGCGGGAGGACGAAATATCGGCGACGCCGTACGGAAAGAGTATTTCGAAATATCCCAGGAGTGGGTGATCGAACAGAACCCCGACATTATCGCCTGCATGTACATGTCGAAAGAGACCCCGGCAGCCGCAGGGGTGATGCAGAGAACCGGATGGCACCATATCAGCGCGGTCAGGCATAAAAAGGTTTTTGACGGGTTCGACAACAGCCTCTTTCTGAGGCCTGGCCCGAGAGTTCTGGAAGGCATCACCCAAATGGAACGGCTTATCGAAAAAAAATAA
- a CDS encoding NUDIX hydrolase has product MTKATVAAIIAPNGKTRLTVLLTRRNVHPFKGFWCLPGGHIDQGETALAAVIREVAEETGLIFTEPTFLCFSDEIFPQYNFHAVALAFYGTASGTLRLMPEEVDEYGWFTIDEALSLQLAFNHEQLLQRYAKL; this is encoded by the coding sequence ATGACAAAAGCCACCGTTGCCGCTATCATCGCGCCGAACGGGAAAACCCGATTGACCGTGCTGCTTACCCGAAGGAACGTGCACCCGTTCAAGGGGTTCTGGTGCCTTCCGGGAGGGCATATCGATCAGGGGGAAACCGCGCTTGCCGCGGTTATCCGTGAGGTGGCCGAAGAGACCGGCCTCATATTTACAGAGCCGACATTTCTCTGCTTCAGTGACGAAATATTTCCGCAATACAATTTCCACGCGGTTGCCCTTGCCTTTTACGGAACCGCTTCAGGAACGCTTCGCCTGATGCCCGAAGAGGTTGATGAGTACGGATGGTTCACCATCGATGAGGCGCTCTCCCTGCAGCTTGCCTTTAACCACGAACAACTGTTGCAACGATATGCGAAACTATAG
- a CDS encoding helix-turn-helix domain-containing protein produces the protein MDNLRFTSVGDAAAFLAGDEKVKLQVEEEICCSQLVNNLLQLRMEKGVSQKELASRMGCDPSKISRMEAGNDLQLKMGDVMQYLSVLDVKMHMVFEDTTLPVAEQIRQHVFLIHEKLEHLVKLARQVDGDEVIISKIRMFCGEVLLDFLSRFSDSYKKLSVVSGHGTPVLSGAVKSGVSAEPECVEKKSSEHSCC, from the coding sequence GTGGATAACCTTAGATTTACATCGGTAGGGGATGCCGCAGCATTCCTTGCTGGAGATGAAAAGGTTAAACTGCAAGTTGAAGAGGAAATATGCTGCAGTCAGCTTGTCAATAACCTTCTCCAGCTTCGGATGGAAAAAGGGGTTTCTCAGAAAGAACTGGCGAGTCGTATGGGGTGTGATCCGAGCAAAATATCCCGAATGGAGGCTGGTAACGATCTGCAATTGAAAATGGGCGATGTCATGCAGTATCTCTCGGTTCTTGATGTAAAGATGCATATGGTTTTTGAAGATACCACACTTCCGGTGGCCGAGCAGATCCGGCAGCATGTTTTTCTGATTCACGAAAAGCTGGAGCATCTGGTGAAGCTGGCAAGACAGGTTGATGGTGATGAGGTAATCATCAGCAAAATTCGCATGTTCTGCGGAGAGGTCTTATTGGATTTTCTTTCGAGGTTCAGCGACAGCTATAAAAAACTTTCTGTTGTATCCGGGCATGGGACTCCGGTATTGTCTGGAGCCGTAAAGTCTGGAGTCTCTGCCGAGCCTGAGTGCGTTGAAAAGAAATCTTCGGAGCACTCCTGTTGCTGA
- a CDS encoding SRPBCC family protein, giving the protein MGLNTLTFRQCIPGSIGEAWDFFSAPSNLARITPPEMMFRIVNGAAGQPIYEGMLITYTLYPFMMLPVQWETEITKVERPFFFEDRQKSGPYESWHHHHLFREIPGGVEMTDRIDYVMPVGAFGDLVNALIVSRRLDEVFAYRKRKIGDILGVMNSQ; this is encoded by the coding sequence ATGGGGCTCAACACCCTGACCTTCAGGCAGTGCATACCGGGTTCGATCGGGGAGGCCTGGGATTTTTTCTCGGCTCCGTCGAATCTGGCAAGGATAACTCCTCCTGAAATGATGTTCAGGATCGTCAATGGTGCGGCAGGTCAGCCGATTTACGAGGGGATGCTGATTACCTATACGCTTTATCCCTTCATGATGCTGCCTGTGCAGTGGGAGACAGAAATAACCAAAGTCGAACGGCCGTTTTTTTTCGAGGATCGGCAGAAATCGGGTCCGTACGAGAGCTGGCACCATCACCATCTGTTCCGTGAAATTCCGGGAGGCGTCGAGATGACCGACCGTATCGATTACGTGATGCCTGTGGGAGCTTTCGGCGATCTGGTCAATGCGCTGATCGTGAGCCGGCGACTCGACGAGGTGTTCGCGTACAGAAAAAGAAAGATCGGAGATATTCTTGGCGTCATGAACTCCCAGTAA
- a CDS encoding Na/Pi cotransporter family protein, whose translation MENRLFFLPIAISFIGGLALFLYGIRVMSGGLKKAAGSRMRDFIARITDNRFSGLLAGALATMMVQSSSTIMVMLVGLVQSQLMTYVQALSIILGAEIGTTAMAQLISFRIHEYGLPFFATGFALNLLSRKEALRNAGEAFSGFGLFLFGMSIMSGAVAPLRSYGPFLELIGYLENPLYGVLAGMLLTGLIQSSGAFIVIVITLAQQGSLSLEAGIPLLLGSNIGTCITVSLASLGMVRSAKRVALAQVLFNVSGVAVFLFLIPWYADLVRMISPSEGVPGTVIPRQIANAHTLYNVFMAVMFLPLIPFWAKLLIRLIPDSPEETRLQPSVWYITGTALSTPSLALSYARAETSRMNRILERMVGASLPAFTGSVKAKDTVFPDLSVIGGIRMREEKIDFLESKVSDYLIAISRQELGERESQEVFALMTIVKDQESIGDCIEALLQKLPERTAESASGLTAEGMADLTALHAFLCGEVAALTVAVQEMSGSRASGILHGAVDFPVLAGAAEARHLQRLRTLPESAMTHDMHMELLHAFEEMHHYCKSVARSIVNAEGQ comes from the coding sequence ATGGAAAACCGGCTTTTCTTCCTTCCCATAGCGATCTCGTTTATCGGAGGGCTTGCGCTTTTTCTCTATGGCATCAGGGTGATGAGCGGAGGGCTGAAAAAGGCTGCAGGAAGCCGCATGCGGGATTTCATTGCCCGTATCACCGATAACAGGTTCTCCGGACTGCTTGCCGGTGCGCTTGCCACCATGATGGTACAGTCGAGCAGCACCATCATGGTGATGCTTGTCGGGCTGGTGCAGTCGCAATTGATGACCTACGTTCAGGCGCTCTCCATCATTCTCGGAGCCGAGATCGGTACTACGGCGATGGCGCAGCTTATCTCATTCAGGATTCATGAGTACGGCCTGCCGTTTTTTGCCACCGGTTTTGCGCTCAACCTTCTGAGCCGGAAGGAAGCGCTCCGCAACGCCGGCGAGGCTTTCTCCGGATTCGGACTTTTTCTTTTCGGTATGAGCATCATGTCCGGAGCCGTGGCACCGCTCCGTTCGTACGGGCCGTTTCTCGAACTGATCGGGTATCTCGAGAATCCGTTGTACGGCGTGCTTGCCGGCATGCTGCTGACCGGTCTGATCCAGAGCAGCGGGGCGTTCATCGTCATTGTGATCACGCTTGCCCAACAGGGTTCTCTTTCGCTCGAAGCAGGGATTCCGCTGCTTCTCGGCTCGAATATCGGCACCTGCATTACGGTTTCCCTTGCAAGTCTCGGCATGGTACGTTCGGCAAAGCGGGTGGCTCTCGCCCAGGTGCTGTTCAATGTGTCCGGAGTGGCTGTTTTTCTTTTTCTGATTCCCTGGTATGCCGATCTCGTGCGTATGATCTCTCCGTCCGAGGGAGTTCCGGGAACTGTCATTCCCCGGCAGATCGCCAATGCGCATACGCTCTACAACGTGTTCATGGCCGTCATGTTCCTGCCCTTGATACCGTTCTGGGCGAAACTGCTCATCCGCCTGATTCCCGACAGTCCCGAAGAAACCCGTCTGCAGCCTTCGGTCTGGTATATTACCGGGACGGCGCTCTCTACCCCTTCGCTTGCCCTGAGTTATGCAAGGGCCGAAACCTCCAGAATGAACCGGATACTCGAACGGATGGTTGGAGCTTCACTTCCGGCCTTTACCGGCAGCGTAAAGGCAAAGGATACGGTATTTCCGGATCTTTCCGTTATCGGGGGAATCAGAATGCGGGAGGAGAAGATCGATTTTCTCGAATCGAAGGTTTCCGACTATCTCATTGCCATCAGCCGGCAGGAGCTCGGGGAGCGGGAGTCTCAGGAGGTGTTCGCGCTCATGACCATCGTCAAGGATCAGGAATCGATAGGGGACTGCATCGAGGCGCTTCTGCAGAAATTGCCGGAACGAACAGCGGAAAGCGCATCCGGTCTGACGGCCGAAGGTATGGCAGACCTGACGGCCCTCCATGCATTTCTCTGCGGCGAAGTTGCCGCGCTTACCGTCGCCGTTCAGGAGATGAGCGGCTCCAGGGCTTCGGGAATCCTGCACGGCGCCGTCGATTTTCCCGTACTTGCCGGCGCGGCGGAAGCCCGGCACCTGCAGCGGCTGCGCACGCTTCCCGAATCGGCTATGACGCACGATATGCACATGGAGCTGCTGCACGCGTTTGAAGAGATGCACCACTACTGCAAGAGTGTCGCGAGGAGTATCGTGAATGCGGAGGGACAGTAG
- a CDS encoding TonB-dependent receptor plug domain-containing protein, with protein MTKKTVAFLAACMVCQSALYAGEPSERFYTTDEVVVTSSHFSEKEKESARFITVADSEKLKKTGATNAIEALSRIGGLGYKSLAPLGVNKLGMNSSVYIRGMADGELILVNGMPVQQAASKGYDLSAISIDQIERIEVLKGAASTLYGADAMSGVINIVTKKPSGETSATASVEFGNESWMNHGVSVNLPGATVGFRYQHMDELDNVGRQFTNKYTNALDETDRYMFNLNLSPFADTYIDYQYSGYETGFIDRYDSGLVERTDQQSDFHFLNVRYESDVFKAKLYGVYDNRVQTEYVDGVFESEVERLNYNYGAETDYRFLFSRGLELSVGADYVHRYAEYSNIYGEKSRDDYGVFAELKKRFGDDLILTFGGREQFIDNEAETTDYNVFLPSVGLMWKASDDLNLFANAGKAFQAPTFTQLYYDSKTIKGNPDLKPESGWSYETGFKWNCDCASARVSGFWMTYDDKIQIDRKKKPYRYFNAGAYETKGIEWELGLRPFYGEAGILGRVSLSAAGYWADPVSEDIYGEKYQPGPKFQNTFGITYASIPFGLDLRCRILAGRQDNLDNYTAFDLSGRVKAGPGNVTVAVENLFDTEIQTSGNLVETASSRYVYYDPGRLLRVGYAVAL; from the coding sequence ATGACAAAAAAAACAGTTGCGTTTCTTGCGGCTTGCATGGTATGCCAGAGTGCATTGTACGCAGGGGAACCCTCCGAACGTTTTTACACTACCGACGAGGTGGTGGTGACGAGCAGCCATTTTTCCGAGAAGGAAAAGGAGAGCGCCAGGTTTATAACCGTTGCCGACAGCGAGAAACTCAAAAAAACCGGGGCCACTAACGCCATCGAAGCGCTTTCCCGAATCGGCGGTCTCGGGTACAAGTCCCTCGCTCCCCTTGGCGTCAACAAACTCGGCATGAACAGCTCGGTCTACATCAGGGGGATGGCCGACGGCGAGCTCATTCTTGTCAACGGCATGCCTGTCCAGCAGGCAGCTTCGAAAGGGTATGATCTCAGCGCCATTTCCATAGACCAGATCGAGAGAATCGAGGTACTCAAGGGAGCCGCGTCCACGCTCTATGGAGCCGATGCGATGTCGGGCGTGATCAATATCGTTACCAAAAAACCTTCCGGCGAAACATCGGCGACCGCCTCGGTTGAATTCGGCAACGAATCGTGGATGAACCACGGCGTCAGCGTCAACCTGCCCGGCGCGACTGTCGGTTTTCGTTACCAGCACATGGACGAACTCGACAATGTCGGCCGTCAGTTTACCAACAAGTACACCAATGCCCTTGACGAGACCGACCGGTACATGTTCAATCTCAACCTGTCGCCGTTTGCCGACACCTATATCGATTATCAGTATTCCGGCTACGAAACGGGCTTCATCGATCGTTATGATTCGGGGCTGGTCGAACGGACGGATCAGCAGAGCGACTTTCATTTTCTCAATGTTCGTTATGAAAGCGATGTGTTCAAGGCAAAGCTGTACGGCGTTTACGACAATCGCGTCCAGACGGAGTACGTCGATGGGGTATTCGAGTCGGAGGTCGAGCGTCTGAATTACAATTACGGCGCCGAGACCGATTATCGTTTTCTTTTTTCCCGCGGTCTCGAGCTGAGCGTGGGAGCGGACTATGTTCATCGCTATGCCGAATATTCCAACATCTACGGGGAAAAGTCGCGCGATGATTACGGCGTATTTGCGGAGTTGAAAAAACGGTTCGGCGATGACCTTATCCTGACGTTCGGCGGGAGGGAGCAGTTCATCGACAACGAAGCGGAAACGACCGATTACAACGTATTTCTGCCAAGCGTCGGTCTTATGTGGAAAGCTTCGGATGATCTCAATCTGTTTGCCAATGCGGGCAAGGCTTTTCAGGCTCCGACCTTTACCCAGCTGTACTACGACAGCAAAACCATCAAAGGAAATCCCGATCTCAAACCGGAATCGGGCTGGAGTTACGAGACAGGGTTCAAGTGGAACTGCGATTGCGCTTCGGCAAGGGTTTCCGGATTCTGGATGACGTATGACGACAAGATTCAGATCGATCGCAAGAAAAAGCCTTACCGCTATTTCAATGCCGGCGCGTATGAAACGAAAGGCATCGAATGGGAGCTCGGGCTGCGCCCGTTTTATGGCGAAGCAGGGATTCTCGGCAGAGTCTCCCTATCGGCCGCAGGATACTGGGCGGATCCTGTGTCGGAAGATATCTACGGAGAAAAATACCAGCCAGGTCCGAAGTTCCAGAATACCTTCGGCATCACGTATGCCTCGATACCGTTCGGTCTCGACCTGAGATGCCGGATACTTGCCGGCCGTCAGGACAATCTGGACAACTATACCGCTTTCGATCTTTCCGGAAGGGTGAAAGCGGGTCCCGGCAATGTCACGGTCGCTGTTGAAAATCTGTTCGATACCGAAATCCAGACCTCCGGCAATCTGGTTGAAACGGCAAGCAGCCGTTACGTCTATTACGATCCGGGCCGTCTTCTCCGGGTCGGATACGCGGTTGCATTGTGA
- a CDS encoding 4Fe-4S dicluster domain-containing protein, translating to MEIIVSDHDKRRKRRLTVPREQIEWYPAIDPDLCNSCSSCFDFCPKEVFASGPREEGLRCRPKMTVAEPYRCIVLCSACERICAAGAISFPPSEAFEHLVEYTD from the coding sequence ATGGAGATAATCGTGAGCGACCATGACAAGAGAAGAAAACGTCGGCTGACTGTTCCCCGTGAGCAGATCGAATGGTATCCGGCGATCGATCCCGATCTGTGCAACAGTTGCAGTTCCTGTTTCGATTTCTGCCCGAAAGAGGTCTTCGCATCGGGGCCCCGGGAAGAGGGGCTGCGGTGTAGGCCGAAGATGACGGTCGCCGAGCCGTACCGGTGCATTGTGCTGTGTTCCGCCTGCGAAAGGATATGCGCCGCAGGGGCGATATCGTTTCCCCCGAGTGAGGCTTTCGAGCACCTTGTAGAATATACCGACTGA
- a CDS encoding ABC transporter substrate-binding protein: protein MKRDEVRMCRKSRAMTHPEGTIPSRKGVRPVLLLAGLILQLLFFSGCTAVQEEGSGPSPSGSAPHAGSGFIRYAKGFSLQHHAGFITLHIDPAPDGRKDTLRYILLPSGASVPKGFHGYVPVRTPVKRIAVFSTTHIGFIDMLGRSDGIIGVSRPEFVNTPAVRSRIRSGAIKAIGMPFSPDVEVLLNLDPDLVIAPALPAARKTDYQALVQAGIPVLVVAEWLEPSPLGRAEWIRLFGALFGREDAAREKFDAIERSYRKLAALTENVRERPAVLTGLPVKDTWFVPAGGSYVAALLHDAGAAYPWSDRPGTGSISLDIEAVYPVALEAPCWLNPGAVESMDELLAMDVRFQDMLSVKTGRVYNNNRWINAAGGNAYWEYGVLRPDLILRDLISILHPGLLPKKGGKPDSLTFYREIR from the coding sequence ATGAAAAGAGATGAGGTACGTATGTGTCGGAAGAGTCGTGCGATGACGCATCCGGAAGGAACGATCCCTTCCCGTAAAGGGGTTCGCCCGGTTCTGCTGCTTGCCGGTCTGATCCTGCAGCTGCTGTTTTTTTCGGGGTGCACTGCCGTGCAGGAAGAGGGCTCCGGCCCGTCGCCATCCGGTTCCGCGCCGCATGCCGGGAGCGGTTTCATCCGGTATGCAAAAGGGTTTTCCCTGCAGCATCACGCCGGATTCATCACCCTGCACATCGATCCGGCTCCGGACGGGCGGAAGGACACGCTGCGCTATATCCTGCTTCCCTCCGGAGCTTCGGTTCCGAAGGGTTTCCATGGCTATGTTCCCGTCCGGACCCCGGTCAAAAGGATTGCGGTTTTTTCCACCACGCATATCGGTTTTATCGATATGCTCGGCAGGAGTGACGGCATTATCGGGGTTTCCCGTCCCGAGTTTGTCAACACCCCTGCGGTCAGATCCCGCATAAGGAGCGGGGCGATCAAAGCGATCGGCATGCCGTTCAGTCCCGATGTCGAGGTTCTGCTGAATCTGGACCCCGATCTGGTTATCGCGCCGGCGCTTCCCGCAGCCCGGAAGACCGATTATCAGGCGCTTGTCCAGGCGGGCATCCCGGTGCTCGTCGTTGCCGAATGGCTGGAGCCGTCGCCTCTCGGGCGCGCCGAGTGGATCAGGCTGTTCGGCGCTCTTTTCGGCAGGGAGGATGCGGCTCGCGAAAAGTTCGACGCCATAGAGCGCTCCTACCGGAAACTCGCCGCCCTTACAGAGAACGTCAGGGAGAGGCCTGCGGTACTGACCGGCCTTCCGGTAAAGGATACCTGGTTCGTTCCTGCCGGCGGCAGTTACGTCGCGGCCCTGCTGCACGACGCCGGTGCGGCCTATCCATGGAGCGACAGGCCCGGTACGGGCAGCATAAGCCTGGATATCGAAGCGGTCTATCCCGTTGCGCTCGAGGCGCCCTGCTGGTTGAACCCCGGAGCGGTCGAATCGATGGACGAACTGCTTGCCATGGATGTCCGCTTCCAGGATATGCTTTCCGTAAAAACAGGCAGGGTCTACAACAACAACCGCTGGATTAACGCAGCAGGAGGAAACGCCTACTGGGAGTACGGCGTTCTCAGGCCCGATCTGATTCTCCGCGATCTTATCTCCATCCTGCACCCCGGGTTGCTGCCGAAAAAGGGCGGCAAACCCGATTCCTTAACCTTTTACCGGGAGATCAGGTAG
- a CDS encoding FecCD family ABC transporter permease — protein MTVRISGAQASDGHAWPLLSPKAGMLFVLLLALLLLFLLDIVLGSVQIPLESVIGILLGRGAEHPAWEKIITAIRLPKAATAVIAGAALSVSGLQMQTLFRNPLAGPSVLGISAGASLGVAVVMLASGGAANAFAIRQLGFGGSWLIVIAATLGAMAVLLIVLGIAVRIRDNVVLLIVGIMVGNITISLISIWQYFSEPEQIQDYLIWTFGSLGGVLGPQLAVLGAVVALGLLVSFSASKSLNVLLLGENYARSLGMSTFFVRVSVIAATSLLAGSVTGFCGPIGFIGIAVPHLTRSMLDTSDHRFLMPSCCLVGGILMLACDIVAQMPGTQTTLPINAVTALIGSPVVIWVIMKQRNLKSSFS, from the coding sequence ATGACCGTCCGTATTTCCGGCGCGCAGGCTTCGGACGGGCATGCGTGGCCTCTTCTTTCTCCGAAAGCAGGCATGCTGTTCGTGCTCCTGCTTGCCCTTCTGCTGCTCTTTCTCCTCGATATCGTGCTGGGTTCGGTGCAGATACCGCTTGAAAGCGTTATCGGGATTCTGCTCGGCAGGGGCGCCGAACACCCCGCCTGGGAGAAAATCATTACGGCCATCCGCCTGCCGAAAGCCGCAACCGCGGTTATTGCCGGAGCAGCCCTTTCGGTGAGCGGCCTGCAGATGCAGACGCTTTTCCGCAATCCACTGGCAGGTCCCTCGGTACTCGGCATATCGGCCGGCGCAAGCCTCGGGGTCGCCGTGGTGATGCTTGCTTCAGGCGGCGCGGCCAACGCGTTCGCCATCCGTCAGCTCGGCTTCGGGGGGAGCTGGCTTATCGTCATCGCGGCAACGCTCGGCGCGATGGCCGTGCTGCTGATCGTGCTCGGCATAGCCGTTCGGATCAGGGACAACGTCGTGCTGCTCATCGTCGGCATCATGGTCGGCAATATCACGATTTCACTGATCAGCATCTGGCAGTATTTCAGCGAACCCGAGCAGATCCAGGACTATCTGATCTGGACCTTCGGCAGCCTTGGCGGAGTACTCGGGCCGCAGCTTGCCGTGCTCGGCGCCGTTGTCGCTCTGGGACTTCTTGTCTCCTTTTCCGCTTCGAAGTCGCTGAACGTGCTTCTCCTCGGCGAAAATTACGCGCGCAGCCTCGGCATGAGCACGTTCTTCGTTCGGGTGTCGGTGATTGCCGCCACCAGCCTGCTTGCCGGAAGCGTCACGGGGTTCTGCGGTCCCATAGGGTTTATCGGCATCGCCGTGCCGCATCTGACCCGTTCGATGCTCGATACCTCCGACCATCGCTTTCTGATGCCCAGCTGCTGTCTGGTGGGAGGCATCCTGATGCTTGCCTGCGATATTGTCGCCCAGATGCCGGGAACCCAGACAACGCTGCCGATCAATGCCGTGACGGCATTGATCGGTTCTCCGGTCGTCATCTGGGTCATTATGAAACAAAGAAACCTCAAGTCCTCCTTTTCATGA
- a CDS encoding ABC transporter ATP-binding protein, translated as MNNSILQTRDLAIGYPAGKRLGMSGNRRSGKRSKIVAEDMSLELREGELVCLLGPNGSGKSTLMRTLAGVQKPLGGEVLLSGTRLDRLSARDGARLLSLVLTDKVLTGNLSVYALVALGRYPYTGWAGNLSTRDEAVVRHAIETTGTRMFAHRHLGDLSDGERQKVMIARAIAQDTPVIMLDEPTAHLDLPNRLEIVRLLKMLAREQKKAIVLSTHELDMALQTADRIWLMRPVDAPHGERKSSIVSGIPESLVLDGQLEQAFRRKGFEFDLHSGSFRFRHDAERTIGLVGDGVRAYWTRRALERIGCRVVPGTAAPQHVVVAGENGTGHWQFFDGSTRNPHKLQALSDVLTAVGVSASSGEVVR; from the coding sequence ATGAACAACAGCATACTGCAGACCAGGGATCTGGCCATCGGGTATCCCGCCGGAAAGAGGCTTGGGATGTCCGGAAACCGACGATCGGGCAAGAGGTCGAAGATCGTCGCGGAAGACATGTCCCTCGAGCTGCGTGAAGGCGAGCTGGTATGCCTGCTCGGCCCGAACGGATCGGGCAAGTCAACCCTCATGAGAACGCTTGCCGGCGTGCAGAAGCCGCTCGGCGGTGAGGTGCTGCTTTCGGGAACGCGTCTCGACCGTCTTTCGGCAAGAGATGGCGCCCGGCTGCTCAGCCTGGTGCTGACCGACAAGGTGCTGACCGGCAATCTTTCGGTCTATGCGCTTGTGGCGCTTGGCCGCTATCCCTATACGGGGTGGGCGGGGAACCTCTCGACCCGGGACGAAGCGGTGGTCCGCCATGCCATTGAAACAACCGGAACCAGGATGTTCGCGCACCGGCATCTCGGCGATCTGAGCGACGGGGAGCGCCAGAAGGTGATGATCGCCCGTGCAATCGCCCAGGATACGCCGGTCATCATGCTCGATGAACCCACCGCGCATCTCGACCTTCCCAACCGGCTCGAGATCGTCAGGCTTCTGAAAATGCTGGCCCGCGAGCAGAAAAAAGCCATCGTGCTCTCGACGCACGAACTCGATATGGCCCTGCAGACTGCCGACAGGATCTGGCTGATGCGGCCCGTCGATGCCCCTCACGGAGAGCGGAAGTCATCGATAGTTTCCGGCATTCCCGAATCACTCGTGCTCGACGGTCAGCTGGAGCAGGCGTTCAGGCGAAAGGGGTTCGAGTTCGATCTCCACTCCGGATCGTTCCGCTTCCGTCACGATGCAGAGCGGACGATCGGCCTTGTCGGCGATGGCGTGCGGGCATACTGGACCCGGAGAGCACTCGAGCGGATCGGCTGCAGGGTGGTGCCGGGAACGGCAGCCCCGCAGCATGTCGTGGTGGCCGGCGAGAACGGAACCGGACACTGGCAGTTCTTTGATGGCAGCACCCGCAATCCCCACAAACTTCAGGCTCTTTCCGACGTGCTGACGGCTGTCGGCGTGAGTGCCTCGTCAGGGGAGGTGGTCCGGTGA